In Oryctolagus cuniculus chromosome X, mOryCun1.1, whole genome shotgun sequence, a single window of DNA contains:
- the LOC138847604 gene encoding small integral membrane protein 10-like protein 2A, with translation MAASAALSAAAAAAALSGLAVRLSRSAAARGSYSAFCKGLTRTLLTFFDLAWRLRMNFPYFYIVASVMLNVRLQVRIE, from the coding sequence ATGGCGGCGTCGGCGGCTCTGtccgcggcggccgcggcggcggccctGTCCGGCTTGGCGGTGCGGCTGTCGCGCTCGGCCGCGGCTCGAGGCTCCTACAGCGCCTTCTGCAAGGGGCTCACTCGCACGCTGCTCACCTTCTTCGACCTGGCCTGGCGGCTGCGCATGAACTTCCCCTACTTCTACATCGTGGCCTCGGTGATGCTCAACGTGCGGCTGCAGGTGCGGATCGAGTGA